Below is a window of Sus scrofa isolate TJ Tabasco breed Duroc chromosome 10, Sscrofa11.1, whole genome shotgun sequence DNA.
cACAGAGATAAACATATATGGTGAAATGATTTTTGATGAGGGTGCCAAGACCACGTAATGGGGGGTGGACAGTCTTTTTAACAAAAGGTGCTAGAAAATCTGGATATTTACATACAGAAGAATGAAGCCGGATCCTTACCTAACACCATctacaaaattaactcaaaatgaatcaaggaCATAACTGCAACATCTGagacaataaaactcttagaagaaaaccaGAGAACAAAAACTTCAtgacactggatttggcaattaatttttgatatgacaccaaaggcacagtCTATGAAAATTATCCACAGAGTAAAaaagcaacccacagaatgggagaaaatatttgcaaatcatgtatctcaTAAGGGTTTAATATCTAGAATATGGAGAACTCCCAAAACTCAACTcagaaatgggcaaaggacctggaGAGACATTTACTGAGTAACATATAGGACTgccaataatcacatgaaaagatgctcaacatcaccaatcattagggaaatgcaaatcaaaactgcaatgagataccacctcacacccacctgcatggctattatcaaaacaaAAGCCACAAGAGTTGGTGAGCCCTGGTgcactattagtgggaatgtaaaatggtacagctgctgtggaaagcAGTTGGTgggtcctcaaaaaattcaaaatagaactaaCACAGGATGCAACAGTACCGCTTCTGGGCAAATATCCAAAACAACTGAAAGCAGGGTCTTAAAGAGATGTATCTGTACACCCATGTTTGCAGCAGCTAAACCACGAAAGTAACCCAAGCAAAACATGGTATATACAGCCATGGAGTACTAGTACGCCTTATGGAGGAAAATGCTGTAATACACTGCAACGTGGGCGAAACccattatcctaagtgaaatcagccagttGTAAAAGGGCAAATGCTGTCTGAAccactgagagagaaagagaggaggggagactGAGAGAGACTGCTTCATAAGGAAAGGGTTTCAGTTTTACAAGGTGAAAGGCATTAGGGGAGCAGGTGGTGTTGATGCTCCAGAAATGAGTGTATTTAATACCAATGAGCTGTATATGCAATGATCAGGACAGTGCAtttattttaccacatttttaaacaaagctCTTTACCTCACGTCTCTTTCCACCTACCACTTctgtttctctgcttctcttcacAAACATCTTGAAAGAATTACCTAAACTTGCTGTTTCTGATTATTCTCTTCCCTTTCTTAATCCCATTGCAGGCTTTCACCTGTGCCTTGCTGCTGACTATGTTATTATCAAGGTCACTTATGGCCCCAAACCAGTGGTTAGTTTGCAGCCTTCCTCTTATTTGGCAAAGGTGGCAAAGTTCTGACTGTCACAACTTGGGGGTAGGGAGCTGGGAGCAGAGGCTGCGACAATGCTGAGCATCCTAAATGTACAGCATATCCCTCCCCAGCCTTTCAGTCCAAACTCAATAGTATTGAGGTTGAAAAAAATCTGAtctaaaaaagaggaagaattcaCTTAACTTGGACTGTCTGGACATGGgagaagaaaacagtgaaaagataaaaatgaaggtTCCAAGCTGAATGGCTAAGAGCGGTGGTATCATAAAGAAACCCACAGTGAGGATGACCAGGCAACAGCAAGGAAGATGGGACTGAATTCTGGATACAGACACTTGAAAATGGATTTCTACAGATGTCTAAGATCTGTCGACAGAGAGACCTAGAGATGCAGGTGTAGATGGTTGATGAGGACAGGACCTGAGGGGATCGCGGACATTTGGAACCTAAAATTCTACCTTCCAACTGCATATTCTATGCTTTCTTATCTATTAAAGTTACTCTTTTATATTTATGATTGTATTATGTCAGCAATTGCAACTTCGGTAAAGTTACTACTTTAAATGTGTGGACAGCGTGTTTTAGTTTTGGAAATAGCTGGAATGAGTCAGATTTGTGTTTGAATCTTGCAGCTGTGCTAACTAATCATGTGAGTTCAGACCAAGTTTATTTACCTTCTTACTTTCCTCGTCTGTACTACCTTAGGCAGCACTATCTTTTCCATTAcgcattcattttgcttttctcctttgtctcGTGGATACATTTAAAGGATGCATCTATGTTTCTCTTGACTGTGTGCCGTCTTAACATCCATTTTTTGGGCTTCTGACATGCCTACATACTCTCTTGTCCTACAATGCTGGGCTATTCTTTACACAATAATAATGTAAGATTTAATTATAATACAAGAATAATTCTACAACTTCTGCCAATCTAACAGAAATGAGTAGGAGCAGAAGCGGCTTAGGAGGGTGAGGCCCAGCTCTACCAGTCATGTTTCCAGTCACTCTGTTTAATCTCACGAGCCTCTCGGATTCCTCATCTTAAAATATGGGTATAAGTCAAAGCAgtatgttttttgctttgttttgttttgttttttgtctttttagggccacacccgtggcatctggaggttcccaggctatgggtctatttggagctgtagctggcagcctacaccacagccacagcaacgccagacccttaacccactgagtgaagccagggatcaaacagcaacatcatggttcctagttggatttgtttctgctgcatcatgatgggaactccaaagcagtaTGGTttgatataaaaacaaacacataagattaatggaatagaaagcccagaaataaactcatgcaaatatagtcaattaatttacagTAAAGAGCCAAGAGTATACAATGGGGAAGGATGGTCTGTTCAAAGAGTGGTTTGGGGAAAACTTGGGAAGTAACATGCAAAAGAAAAGTGGCTACTGTCTTACGGCATACACGAAAATCAACAAAAGTGGATTAAAggcttgaatgtaagacctgaaaccataataCTTCTGGAAGTAAACACAGGGGGTGAGCGCCAAGACACAGATCTTGGCgatgatttgttgttgttgttgttttggctgggCCTATAGAatgttactgggccagggatcgaacccatgccacagcagtgacaacactggatccttaacccactgagccaccagggagatCCTTTGTTGTTATATGACAACAAAAGCAAGGGcaacaaaaatgaaactaaacaAGCGGGACTTCATcaaactcatttcttttctgcatagcaaagaaaaccatcaacaaaataaaaacgcACTCTATGGTTccactgggaaaaatatttgcaaaccacacatccattaaggggttaatatccaaaatatataagaactcacacaactcaataggaaaaaaccaagtaacctaattaaaaaataggcaaaggacttgagtaggtgattttccaaagaagacatacaaatagccaacacACAGCTCAGCATCTGCGgtcattagagaaacgcaaattaaaGTCAGCAGTGTATCACCTCCCATCTGTTTGGAATGGCCAGCTTCAAAAAGACAAGTGTTGGTGacaatgtagagaaaagagaacacttgtCCCCTTCTGGCAGGAATGtcaactggtgcagccactacggaaaacactatagagattcctcaaaaaaattaaaaacagaactaccatacgacccagcaattcccttctgggtatttacccaaaagaaatgaaaacaggctATTGGAAAGACAGCTGTGCTCCCACGTTCACTGGGGCATATCCACAATACACGACCTACATGTTCATCGATGAGTGAATGGATTTAGAGatgttgcgtgtgtgtgtgtgtgtgtgtgtgtcatgagaaggaaggaaatcctgccatttgtgacaacatggatggatggaccttgaggatattatgctaagtgcagtaagtcaaaAGTCAAAATatggaatgtatacatgtatgtgtaactgggtcaccatgctgtacagtagaaaaaaaattgtactggggaaataacgaaaaaattaattacaaaaaaacccaaatatgacagtatcatttatatgtagaatcaaatagctataataataataccaacttCAGCTATTTCACAAATGGCAATATGTTATAAAAACAGTTAAATAGCTCTTTATCATAGCcctcttcccatttccttgaTTTGTGAGTAAACTTAGGGGGACTTCCTTTCCTGAGTCTAGTGTCTACTTTTTAGCTTTCTCTCATCTCCCCATGAGGACAGAATTATAGACTTTGTGTTAGGTCTTTCTGCACATTATTATCTGCAACACACCTTCATTCCCACCTAGTGATACTTATATTCCATTATTCATCTGTCTTTCCTAAGTTATCTTCATATAGTCTTCTAAATTACATCtaagtttctcttttcctttttgtaaaatctttatagaaaattttataatgtttatttcCCTCATGAAACATTTATACGTATTTAAAGACCTTTTCAGAATGTAATTTGGATCAAATGAAGAATCACAAAGCTCATATGGTAACTCATTAGAATTAAAACCAAGTTATGAGCTTTGGGGAACAAAACGCCCCCTGCCAATGAACTGACATCGGTGGAGAATCTTCACGCTCAGAAGCTGCCAATCCAGATGGAAGACGAGAGCCACAAACAGGACatataaaaaaatgaactatttgTCAGTTTCTAAGTGAAGTTGGAGCCCTGTGAGATGTTACTACTATAAAGTAAAAGTAATCAATTTCCTTAACAGAATCTAATGTTTAAATGTTAAGTACAGTAAAATCCGAAAATCTTTAGTTTGCTATTATGATACTTGTATCTATAACTTTACAAAGTAGAAATTACCTATCAGGAGTTACTAGCAAAAGTTAGGGCTGGCCAacttggcaaaataaaatatttgcacagATGGAAAAGTCATATAAAATAGCTGTAATAAACGTTATGTCCCAAAGGATCACAATTAAACTAAAGCTGACAATGCTGCCTGAGATCTTCTGCCAAGAATAATTTTTGCATATGCCATATATATCTTCCTAAGTTAATTTTCATCGTACCTATGGTACTTTTTCAGAAACAAGAGTCTAAGAAAATGGTGGTATTTACCCACTGCTTCTTCTTGGTCTGAGAAATTAGCTGTTTGTGCTGTGTTGCTAACTTCTTGATTTCTTCTACAAACTCTTCTTTACATTTCTCCTTCACTTGCTTACACTTTCTGTCCATCTCACCCTGCATATTGGCTACAGCTTTATTTACagcttgtcttttttcttcttccatttcagAACGCAGctgaaatgagaaaaagttaATCCAGAATATGTCAGCTCATAAATTACAGAGACCATGAAGCCAAACTTTAATCCATTGTTTCTACTTAAGTGGTGTACCTCTTCCCTCTGTTTCATTAAGGGCTATAAAATATTTAGGtgaattataaaaagatattttgttaTATCCCGGGTTGGTGCCTTAAGGGACAgagctgcaccacgacaggaaagCTCTTCACCCCTCTCCCCGGGGTCAAAGGCACACTGCCCGAGGGGCTGCAGTACCTTTTCTAGAGCTTCTCGTACAACCCTTTCCGTTTCTCGCTTGTGGTCAGACTTCATCCGGTCTTTAAAGTCATTGAAGATTTTGGTGTACTTGTCGTGGCACAGGCTCTGACACACTCCGTCACTGGTGGTCTGGGTGCTTCGGTGCAGCATTCTTGGAGAAGAGGCACTTAACTTCTTGGTCTGAGTTGATACGGAAACTTTTTCGATTGGCTGAGGCATCGTGGGGATCTCCTGGCTGGAACTTACTGCTTCAGTTTCAGGCTCTGGTTCCTAGAGGAAGAGAAAAGTGCTATAGAAGTCACCAGTTCAGGAGTAAGTCTTATCAAGAGAAAAATGGGATGATACagataaatatccaaaaataaactGCTGTTTAAAAACCatgtaagaaaatggaaaattgttttgtgtattttaccacaattaaaaacaaacaaacacatgcaAGTAGTGGGTACAGTAATTCTAAACAAGAATTTTCTTTACAAGTCCATTACATATTAACACCGTGGTTTTTCCTTGTAAAATAGACTAAACAAAGAGTTTTATCATATGAAATTATCAATTTGCAGtcattttaaagaagttttattgcagtatagttgatttacaaagttgtgataattcctgctgcacaacaaagtgattcactatacacatgcacacacatggaccctctttcagatgcttttcccacacAGCTTATCACAGGACACTGCACAGCGTTCTCCGTGCTCTACAGCAGACCGGCCAATCCTCCACACACCTCTTCTCTGAACTAGATTCATTAACAATTATCCTAAACCACTTCTCACTGAAGATGTGTTTGGATGATACACATATAATAAACACCTAGTTTTAAAATAGGCACAGATTATATACTTATAAAAGGCTGGGCTTAGGCATAGCTTCCTCCAGTTTTTAAATGTGGGCCTAATTGATTCTGGATAAATGCTATTAATAGTGGtatgagaaaacatcagagtTCCAAGAAATGCAAAGAGCCTCTCACTTCGCCAGATGGGGTCAGTGCCACTTAACGGACAGAGAGACTCTACTGACAGGACAGAGGGAGGCTGGTCCAACTTGGCTGTTACTGTTTGACGCGTGCTTTTTGCAAGTACCTGTCAGGAGCACTGCCTTGATCACAACCATGAAAATATTCCGTTTCAACTGCCCCGTGGACACTATAAGGCGGGCAACTTACTTCTTTTTTGGGCTCCACACTTTGATTGCGTCGGCCTTTCTTTGCTCTCGGTTCTTGAGTGACCTTTAGCTGTGGGCACCATAAAAGTAACAGCATGTTACTGCAGACACCACGAAACACTTCCCTGCTGAGAGTACTAGTCACGGACCCACGGGCAGGTGCGCACTGGTTCACTGCCACGGCAGCTCTTTCTAGACCACGTGGTTGGCAGCCCCTGGATGATTCTCCCGGCCAAGAGCCTGCAAGCACGAATGTGCTGCGGTGCCGGTCGGGGTGGTGGTGGCCACGTGTTTACTGCAGAGCGCTTTACATGCAAGGAAGACCCCGCTCACCCCCGCGAGGCGAGCGAGGTGCACACTGACAGTGGTAGCCGGCACTTCTCACTGGAACCCTCACCTGCTCATTACTGGTGGAGGAGATACTGgattctgcctcctcctcccctcggTCCTCGTTCTTAGACTTCCAAAACCTCCCTTCACGGAGGAAACGCTGATGCAGTTCCAGCTCATCACAAGCCTTTTTCCAACCCATACTGCGCTTAACATGCAGCCGGTGAACGTTGACTGTGATGTCCTGTATGTTTTCAGAAGGAATCCAGGCCCTGCGAACAACAGTGAAAGGGGTGGTAGAAACTTCCAAAAGACAGAAACTCGGCCGTTGTAAAGCACCATGTCCCTGAGTAAAGCCTCTGACCAAGCAGAAAACAGGTGAGGTAACTTGCTTTTCATGGTCACCAGAGCAAAGTTCTCAGACATGGAGTGATTCAcaagtcctttttaaaatgttcaatatttcattgttttgattactctgTTATTCAAAATCTAGCTATGTGCACAGCAGAACTACAGAATCATTTGAAAACACCCAGAAATTTTCATGAGACACTCAGATATAAAATGAGGGCATCTAACAACCATTATCTGCTATGTCATATTTATACCATGTCCCTTTTCATTGGATGACCCATGATTAACAGAGAAGCGTTTGTATCATTCAGCAACTAGGTTCTCACCTAGGAACACAAAGTTGATCTAAAACTGTATTTGGTTCCACAGGGAAGAGTGCTAGAAATTTGGACAAATTTTTCCTGGGTGCTAATCACCTGACTGGACTTAAGTAGTGTCCAACTAGAGTGTTGGACCAACCCAGCCAGGGCTCGCCATGTGCCAGCAGGAGGCACCACAAAGCACACAACAGTGTGTGGGACCTATGCCTGCTCGTGCCTTATTTGACAGCTGGAGACGTTGCCCAGACAGCAACATCTAATTAGTAGCTAGAATCTAGTGAGGGTGCCCAGTGGGTGTGCCTAGCTCACTAGGTTGGCGCCTCTACATACACTGCTGCCTGCAAGTGAGGAACAAGGGGGAAACAATGCAGGCTACAGTCAGGGTGACTCCGGGCTACTGTGGAGGGGAAGAGGCTTTCGGCCAGTTGTGGGTGGCCATGGCTTTCATTTGGGCTTGATCTTGAAAGAGGAGTAAGACTGAGACACAGAGGGAGGAGTTCCAGGTGGGAGCAACGTCACAAACGAGACAGGACACTGTAGGGATGCGGGAGCCACAGCTGGCAAGACATTTTCTAGAGCACAAGCTCTCCAGCCTGACAACCTGTTTAGGGTCTGCTGAGGGAACGGCAGCTTCTGGTATGAGCACGTAGAGGGACTGGTCCCaaatcatttatttgttgaaatttttttctcccacctaCGTGTGGAGACATGATGAGCCAGCAAAAGGATGTTTACTGCATTTCTTTATGGCGGTCTCTGCATAACAATGTGACTGTGTTAACATCACTGCACTGCACATTTACAAATGGTGGTAAAAGCATTTACATTAACAACACTTGCAGCTGATGGCCATCTCTTGTTGGTATATGATGAGTAGCTTACGTagttaaaattatctttataaagTCCACTTTTCAATAAATCACGTATTCTAATGCGACAGTATCATTTTCAAGGTCTGTCCTCATCATTAACCTCAAATATCACACTGGGCACACCGTAATCAGCAAGAGCAAAGGATAAGGATTCTGGATTTACAGTAAAATTGtagatcttttcttttctaaaataaagtccTGAGTTCAACAGTGTCAGTTACTGAAACTGTCCTGTTTAACAACCATCATCAGAAATACACCTAGAAATACCATGTTCAGAAATGACTGTCAGGTCCTCAGTCAAGTTAACGTGttgatttattaaatttttttaattactcaatgaatttattacatttatagttgtataacgtGCTGACTTAAACACACTTTGGTGTTACAACAGACTTCACGCTGTTTCTGATGGTGAGGCCCCCGGAGCTGTGGTCACAGCAGGACCGGGCTGCTCCAGGGCTCCCGGAGGCCCAGGTGTGACAGCTGCACACGCGTTGTGATTACCTTTGGTGGTGGTGACCGAAGAAGCGGACGTCAACCTGATTGTCCTCTTTCTGCATGACTTTGGCTGGCCAGAACCCAAAACCTTTCATTTTAGCCCAAACCAGTTCATGATTAGGTATCTAGAAATAAAAGTTTATACCCTGTCATATcacttttaaagtattaaataccAGTGTATCATTAATACTGGACTACTTGGTCAAGTACAATACCTTACcttgaaaatattactttttaaccATAAACACAGAGAActtacccccaccccaggaatgaTTGACTTTGCctccaagaaaaacacaaaaaaatcaaaatctgcgTAAGCAGTGTGGACCTGCGTTTCACGGCAGAAGCAGTGAGAAGACTCTCGATAGCCTGTGCACTCTGGAATGAAGCCGAGGGCCACGTGAGTTCACAGTGGCAAACAGAACGCCCTAACTTTGCTTCCTGAAGTACAGTCCCACCCTGGGAGCCTGTAAGAAATGGGAGAATTTGAGGCCCTCCTCCAGACCTACCAAGTCAGAGATCCAAATTCTAAGGAGACCCCCAAGTGACCGAGGAGCACAGTAAAGTCTCAGAGCCTGGGGGGTCTCAGGCAGGCTCTTACGCtggtgtcgggggtgggggttgccCCGGAACACTGACAGGCTTCTTGTTCAGCACCCTCcttgaaatcatgccattttagGGGAAATCACACagctataaatgtatataaaggcTTAGATTTCTTGTGAGAGAATGAGAGGAAAAgcaaatttttactttatttatatattaaggaTTCAATGTTTATTCCTGTTCTTAAAGTCCTCATCTTGAAGTCAGAAATAGATATAACGACCCATTGTTTTTCCCATGTTTCAGCTTTTGTACTCATTTAACACCacatataatataaaacaaaaaaattcagaaagattaTACTCTTTAGGTAAATTGGAAAAGCTTCCTTAGAGCAGTGCCTCAGACActtaggtaaaaagaaaaagaatctcaaagGTTCACATACGCAGGGATAGCAGAACCAATTGTCAGGACGAGCATTTGACAAATAGAAGCAATTCTTGCAAAGCTGTAGTTCAtccagctgaaaaagaaaagcaactatTTTAGCCTACAAAAATATACACatgcggagttccctggtggcacatcaagttaaggatctgacagtcactgctgtggcacaggttccacccctgccCCAAGAACCTCCACAGGCCGAGTACACAGGCCCCCCCcaaaatatatacacacgcataaaactatataaagaagatccatgcatggagttcccgtcatggcttagcagttaatgaacccgactagcatccatgaggacacgtgttcgatccctggccttgctcagtgagttaaggatccggcatagccgtgagctgtggtgtaggtcgcagacgtggctcggatcccgagttgctgtggctgtggcgtgggccggtggctacagctccgattcaacccctggcctgggaacctccatatgccatgggtgcagccctaaaaagactaaaaaggcaaaaataaaaaaacagagtaGATACATGCAAATTAACATTCTCTTTCATGTATATAGTCTTGAATTTTGTTCCTTaagcttaaaattttaattttccaatgAACAATATTGGAAGAGACTGCCCCTTTCCTGTTTGAACCCCAAGGTCCCAGATTGCACTTGTAACAGAAGACAGATTCTCAGGGGGCCCAGTGCCTCTGATCTCAGTTTTCCAGCCTCACTGATGCCTTTCCACTTGAGCACACGTATTAACCTATTCATCAGAAATACCTTCCTGGTCTACTCATATAAAATATCCACTACCAATAAAAGCAGCCCTAACTTTGCCTCTTTCTCCATTTCAGTCCTGTTTTCTTTCATAACATCCTTTTATAACTTGTAAAGAAACctattttgtctgttcttttcttgAGTCTCCCTCTTTAGAACGCAGCTCCATGAGCAGGAAGCCAGCATCCTGATCCTCATTTTATTCCTCCTAACACAGCAacagtagacactcaataaacatatgtttaatgaataaaaaaacaaaagtcaaatttgaaacagaagttcctgctgtggctcagaaggttatagatccaaagttgtctctgtgaagatgcagattcaatccctggcctggctaagtgggttaaggatctggcattgctgtgagctgcggcgtaggtcgtagatgcagctcagaccccacgttgctgtggctgtaattccacccctgacccaggaacttccatatgcaacaggtgcggctgta
It encodes the following:
- the ZMYND11 gene encoding zinc finger MYND domain-containing protein 11 isoform X2; protein product: MARLTKRRQADTKAIQHLWAAIEIIRNQKQIANIDRITKYMSRVHGMHPKETTRQLSLAVKDGLIVETLTVGCKGSKAGIEQEGYWLPGDEIAYSMQPFSRTAAPNKDWETENHDWYCFECHLPGEVLICDLCFRVYHSKCLSDEYRLRDSSSHWQCPVCRSIKKKNTNKQEMSTYLRFIVSRMKERAIDLNKKGKDNKHPMYRRLVHSAVDVPAIQEKVNEGKYRSYEEFKADAQLLLHNTVIFYGDSEQADIARMLYKDTCHELDELQLCKNCFYLSNARPDNWFCYPCIPNHELVWAKMKGFGFWPAKVMQKEDNQVDVRFFGHHHQRAWIPSENIQDITVNVHRLHVKRSMGWKKACDELELHQRFLREGRFWKSKNEDRGEEEAESSISSTSNEQLKVTQEPRAKKGRRNQSVEPKKEEPEPETEAVSSSQEIPTMPQPIEKVSVSTQTKKLSASSPRMLHRSTQTTSDGVCQSLCHDKYTKIFNDFKDRMKSDHKRETERVVREALEKLRSEMEEEKRQAVNKAVANMQGEMDRKCKQVKEKCKEEFVEEIKKLATQHKQLISQTKKKQWCYNCEEEAMYHCCWNTSYCSIKCQQEHWHAEHKRTCRRKR